In a genomic window of Aquila chrysaetos chrysaetos chromosome Z, bAquChr1.4, whole genome shotgun sequence:
- the TXN gene encoding thioredoxin isoform X2: protein MVKSVGSLSEFEAELKSAGEKLIVVDFSAAWCGPCKMIKPFFHSLCEKYGDVVFIEIDVDDAQDVATHCDVKCMPTFQFYKNGKKVQEFSGANKEKLEETIKSLI, encoded by the exons ATGGTGAAGAGCGTGGGCAGCCTG tCTGAATTTGAGGCAGAACTGAAATCTGCTGGTGAGAAGCTTATAGTAGTTGATTTCTCTGCTGCGTGGTGTGGACCGTGCAAAATGATCAAGCCTTTTTTCCAT AGTTTGTGTGAGAAGTATGGCGATGTGGTGTTCATCGAAATTGATGTGGATGATGCCCAG GATGTTGCTACGCACTGTGATGTGAAGTGCATGCCAACGTTCCAGTTCTACAAGAACGGAAAGAAG GTGCAGGAGTTCTCTGGGGCCAATAAAGAGAAGCTGGAAGAGACCATTAAAAGTCTAATCTAA
- the TXN gene encoding thioredoxin isoform X1 — translation MPGVFEVTGSYEDFHSEFEAELKSAGEKLIVVDFSAAWCGPCKMIKPFFHSLCEKYGDVVFIEIDVDDAQDVATHCDVKCMPTFQFYKNGKKVQEFSGANKEKLEETIKSLI, via the exons ATGCCGGGTGTATTTGAAGTTACAGGAAGTTATGAAGACTTTCAC tCTGAATTTGAGGCAGAACTGAAATCTGCTGGTGAGAAGCTTATAGTAGTTGATTTCTCTGCTGCGTGGTGTGGACCGTGCAAAATGATCAAGCCTTTTTTCCAT AGTTTGTGTGAGAAGTATGGCGATGTGGTGTTCATCGAAATTGATGTGGATGATGCCCAG GATGTTGCTACGCACTGTGATGTGAAGTGCATGCCAACGTTCCAGTTCTACAAGAACGGAAAGAAG GTGCAGGAGTTCTCTGGGGCCAATAAAGAGAAGCTGGAAGAGACCATTAAAAGTCTAATCTAA